The following proteins are co-located in the Rhodococcus opacus B4 genome:
- a CDS encoding TetR/AcrR family transcriptional regulator — MPRPRVHDLDEALDTAERLAVEGGPSAVTLRAVAAATDMSNGAIYHAFGSRGGLVGRAWLRAAQRFLDLQQEAVQEALGRGPVDAVVAAADTPAVFAERFPQSSRLLLTVRRDELLGSDIPENVADELTRLDSVLVELFVRLARALWGRKDGRAVEVIEACVVGLPTGLLLRARRKPDAAMRQRLEAAVRAVLALDPPPPGKRHDSTTKGSR; from the coding sequence ATGCCCAGGCCACGCGTGCACGATCTCGACGAGGCGCTCGATACTGCCGAACGGCTGGCCGTCGAGGGCGGCCCGAGCGCGGTGACCCTGCGCGCGGTCGCCGCTGCCACGGACATGTCCAACGGTGCGATCTATCACGCGTTCGGGTCGCGGGGAGGGTTGGTCGGCCGTGCCTGGCTACGGGCCGCGCAGCGATTTCTCGACCTGCAACAGGAAGCGGTCCAGGAGGCGCTGGGGCGCGGTCCCGTGGACGCCGTCGTCGCGGCCGCCGACACCCCCGCGGTCTTCGCCGAGCGGTTCCCGCAGTCGTCGCGTCTCCTGCTCACCGTGCGCCGCGACGAACTGCTCGGATCGGATATCCCCGAGAACGTCGCCGACGAGTTGACGCGGCTCGATTCCGTCCTCGTCGAGTTGTTCGTCCGGTTGGCGCGCGCCCTGTGGGGGCGCAAGGACGGGCGCGCCGTCGAAGTGATCGAAGCGTGCGTCGTCGGACTCCCCACCGGACTGTTGCTTCGGGCCCGGCGAAAACCGGACGCCGCGATGCGACAACGACTGGAAGCGGCGGTCCGTGCCGTCCTCGCACTCGACCCCCCGCCTCCGGGGAAACGTCACGACAGCACCACGAAAGGTTCCCGATGA
- a CDS encoding sugar porter family MFS transporter produces MASDLTRTTAPSPTTDAPGRHSHRLGIIAVVATFGGLLFGYDTGVINGALAPLKEDLHLTSFTEGFVVSILIFGAALGALVGGRMSDRFGRRHNILVLAIIFMIGTLGCVLSPTWEILALFRFILGLAVGGASATVPVYLAEMSPADRRGSVVSRNEVMIVVGQFAAFVINAVIFNIWGEHESVWRFMLLVAVLPALVLFAGMLRMPESPRWLMSQDRDDEALAVLLQVRSPERARAEMEEVRALAEEEKLSQTGGAADLSVKWIRRLIFIGVGLGVFQQATGINSVMYYGTQLLGDAGFSSNAAIVANTLNGLFSVLGVLTGVALINRIDRRKMLIGGFTLTTTFHVLVGLSAFLLPDGTVKAYLILTFVVLFVFSMQGTIGPLVWLMLSEIFPLKIRSFAIGVCIFALWIANALVALLFPPVVAALGIGATFFIFAGLGVLALVFIKTQVPETRGRSLEELEDQFRREYS; encoded by the coding sequence ATGGCCAGCGATCTCACCCGAACTACCGCCCCGTCCCCGACTACCGACGCCCCCGGGCGCCACTCGCACAGACTCGGAATCATCGCCGTCGTCGCCACCTTCGGCGGCCTGCTCTTCGGATACGACACCGGAGTCATCAACGGCGCACTCGCACCGCTGAAGGAAGACCTCCACCTCACGTCGTTCACCGAGGGCTTCGTGGTGAGCATCCTGATCTTCGGCGCCGCACTCGGCGCTCTGGTCGGCGGCCGGATGTCCGACCGCTTCGGACGCCGGCACAACATCCTGGTTCTCGCGATCATCTTCATGATCGGCACACTCGGCTGCGTGCTGTCCCCGACGTGGGAGATACTCGCCCTGTTCCGCTTCATCCTCGGCCTCGCCGTCGGCGGCGCGTCCGCAACGGTGCCCGTCTACCTCGCCGAGATGTCTCCCGCCGACCGGCGCGGCAGCGTGGTCTCACGCAACGAGGTCATGATCGTCGTCGGACAGTTCGCCGCCTTCGTGATCAACGCCGTCATCTTCAACATCTGGGGAGAGCACGAAAGCGTTTGGCGCTTCATGCTTCTCGTCGCCGTACTTCCCGCACTCGTCCTGTTCGCCGGAATGCTGCGGATGCCGGAGAGCCCGCGCTGGCTGATGTCGCAGGACCGGGACGACGAAGCGCTCGCCGTTCTCCTCCAGGTTCGATCCCCGGAGCGGGCGCGTGCCGAGATGGAGGAGGTCCGGGCGCTCGCCGAGGAAGAAAAGCTGTCTCAGACCGGCGGTGCCGCGGACCTGTCGGTGAAGTGGATCCGCCGCCTGATCTTCATCGGCGTCGGTCTCGGCGTGTTCCAGCAGGCCACCGGCATCAACTCGGTGATGTACTACGGCACCCAACTGCTCGGCGACGCCGGATTCTCGTCCAACGCCGCCATCGTCGCGAACACCCTCAACGGCCTGTTCAGCGTGCTGGGCGTCCTCACCGGCGTCGCCCTGATCAACCGGATCGACCGCCGGAAGATGCTCATCGGCGGCTTCACCCTCACCACCACGTTCCACGTGCTCGTCGGCCTGTCCGCGTTCCTGCTGCCCGACGGCACCGTCAAGGCGTATCTCATCTTGACGTTCGTGGTGTTGTTCGTCTTCTCGATGCAGGGCACGATCGGCCCGCTGGTGTGGCTGATGCTCTCGGAGATCTTCCCACTGAAGATCCGCAGCTTCGCCATCGGTGTCTGCATCTTCGCACTTTGGATCGCCAACGCCCTTGTCGCGCTGCTCTTCCCGCCCGTCGTCGCCGCACTGGGGATCGGTGCGACCTTCTTCATCTTCGCGGGCCTCGGCGTACTGGCCCTCGTCTTCATCAAGACCCAGGTCCCGGAAACCCGCGGCCGCTCCCTCGAGGAGCTCGAAGACCAGTTCCGGCGCGAATATTCGTGA
- a CDS encoding LacI family DNA-binding transcriptional regulator: MNESDPGTGAGAPLFRPPTIRDVAARAGVSKSLVSRVLRGEANVSPARREQVTQAMKELDYRPNTIARGLSESRSGTVGVMLNDLRNPWFVELLEGMTTTLDAVGIAPVLADSHLDQRVGRDTVETLLSQRIDGLVVVGTTDAGPAIERAAALVPVVLAGTHEPSLPNVDIAADDDIAGARMATEHLLNLGHRRIAYLQGPGVVGTLRRDGFTEAMTGAGCGDLASVQFAGMTEESGYVAAGRVLDAETRPTAILAFNDVTCVGALSAADDRGLRVPDDLSLVGYDDTYLARIRHLSLTSVNNGNFAVGAQAAKFLLQRLERPSQSRRIHLHTPTLSVRRSTAAPGSLPAEG; this comes from the coding sequence GTGAACGAATCAGATCCCGGCACGGGTGCGGGCGCACCATTGTTTCGCCCACCGACGATTCGCGACGTGGCCGCACGGGCCGGGGTGTCGAAGTCGCTGGTGTCCCGGGTGCTCCGCGGCGAGGCGAATGTCAGCCCCGCACGCCGCGAGCAGGTCACGCAGGCCATGAAGGAACTCGACTACCGGCCGAACACCATCGCCCGCGGACTGTCCGAATCCCGCAGCGGCACGGTCGGGGTGATGCTGAACGACCTGCGCAACCCGTGGTTCGTCGAACTGCTCGAGGGGATGACGACGACGCTCGACGCCGTCGGAATCGCGCCGGTGCTGGCCGACAGTCATCTGGACCAGCGCGTCGGGCGGGACACCGTCGAGACCCTGCTGTCGCAGCGGATCGACGGGTTGGTGGTGGTGGGCACCACCGACGCCGGGCCCGCGATCGAGCGGGCCGCCGCCCTCGTTCCCGTCGTCCTCGCCGGAACTCACGAACCGAGTCTTCCCAACGTCGACATCGCGGCGGACGACGACATCGCCGGTGCCCGGATGGCCACCGAGCATCTACTGAATCTCGGCCACCGGCGGATCGCCTACCTGCAGGGTCCCGGAGTGGTGGGCACCCTGCGCCGCGACGGGTTCACCGAGGCGATGACCGGGGCCGGGTGCGGCGACCTCGCGTCGGTGCAGTTCGCCGGCATGACCGAGGAGAGCGGATACGTCGCGGCCGGTCGTGTTCTCGACGCCGAAACCCGGCCGACCGCCATCCTCGCGTTCAACGACGTCACGTGCGTCGGGGCGTTGTCGGCGGCCGACGACCGCGGCCTGAGAGTCCCCGACGACCTGTCGCTCGTCGGATACGACGACACGTATCTCGCGCGAATCCGGCATCTGTCGCTGACGTCGGTGAACAACGGCAATTTCGCGGTCGGCGCGCAGGCCGCCAAGTTCCTGCTGCAGCGGTTGGAACGACCGTCGCAGTCGCGGCGAATCCACCTGCACACGCCGACGCTCAGTGTTCGCCGCTCCACCGCGGCACCCGGGAGCCTTCCGGCGGAGGGGTAG
- a CDS encoding universal stress protein, translated as MTVLVAVTDTSEGSEALLAGKKEAAMLGTDLLVVNLSLTEPEEVHTLADDGVTVLDRIGRGDRDPATAVLDLLDDRPDIERLVIGVKRRSAVGKALLGSVSQRLILQSPIPVLAVKTPQ; from the coding sequence ATGACAGTGCTCGTTGCAGTGACCGATACCTCCGAAGGATCGGAAGCCCTCCTCGCCGGCAAGAAGGAAGCCGCGATGCTGGGCACCGACCTCCTGGTGGTGAACCTCTCCCTCACCGAACCCGAAGAGGTGCATACCCTCGCGGACGACGGCGTGACCGTCCTCGACCGGATCGGCCGCGGCGACCGCGATCCCGCGACCGCCGTGCTCGACCTCCTCGACGACCGGCCCGACATCGAACGCCTCGTGATCGGAGTCAAGCGCCGCAGCGCGGTCGGCAAGGCGCTTCTCGGCAGCGTGAGCCAGCGGCTCATCCTGCAATCGCCGATTCCGGTGCTCGCCGTGAAAACCCCTCAATAG
- a CDS encoding enoyl-CoA hydratase-related protein, which translates to MTATLTYRDKIAVLDLGENENRFSPEWLDTADRLLDDAQENGAQALVTTATGKFYSNGLDLDWLMANGDRADWYVGRVQALFGRILTLPMPTVAAVNGHAFGAGAMLGIAHDYRVMRSDRGFYCFPEVDIHIPFTPGMAALIQAKLTPQTAITAMTTGRRYGGTEAHASGLVDGTASEGAVLDTAVDLIAPLAGKDAGTLGAIKATMFAPVVTALAAGRS; encoded by the coding sequence ATGACCGCCACCCTGACCTACCGCGACAAGATCGCCGTCCTCGACCTCGGCGAAAACGAAAACCGGTTCTCCCCGGAGTGGCTCGACACCGCCGATCGTCTCCTCGACGACGCGCAGGAGAACGGTGCACAGGCGCTGGTCACCACGGCCACCGGCAAGTTCTACTCCAACGGCCTCGACCTGGACTGGCTGATGGCCAACGGCGACCGCGCCGACTGGTACGTCGGACGCGTCCAGGCGCTGTTCGGCCGGATTCTGACGCTGCCGATGCCGACGGTGGCCGCGGTCAACGGGCACGCGTTCGGCGCCGGTGCCATGCTGGGCATCGCCCACGACTACCGGGTGATGCGGTCGGACCGCGGGTTCTACTGTTTCCCCGAGGTCGACATCCACATTCCGTTCACGCCGGGAATGGCGGCGCTGATCCAGGCCAAGCTGACGCCGCAGACCGCGATCACCGCGATGACCACCGGCCGCCGGTACGGCGGCACCGAGGCTCACGCCAGCGGACTGGTCGACGGGACCGCATCCGAAGGTGCGGTCCTCGATACTGCCGTCGACCTGATCGCCCCGCTCGCGGGGAAGGACGCCGGAACGCTCGGTGCGATCAAGGCCACCATGTTCGCGCCGGTCGTCACCGCCCTCGCGGCGGGTCGATCATGA
- a CDS encoding acetyl-CoA C-acetyltransferase, translated as MTSRTRSVIVAGARTPVGRLTGSLATLSGSDLGGIAIKGALDKAGVAPELVEYVIMGQVLTAGAGQIPARQAAVAAGIPMSVPAVTVNKVCLSGLDAIALADQLIRAGEFDVVVAGGQESMSQAPHLLPGSRGGFKYGDTTLVDHLAYDGLYDIFTDQAMGALTEDRNANTDKIGREEQDAFAAASHQRAAAAWKNGLFDDEVVPVSIPQRKGDPLVVTEDEGIRADTTAESLSKLRPAFSKGGTVTAGSASQISDGAAAVVVMSKAKAEELGLEWLAEIGAHGVVAGPDSTLQQQPANAIEKACARDGLEPSALDLVEINEAFAAVGIESTRQLGVDPSRVNVNGGAIAIGHPLGMSGARVVLHLALELKRRGGGTGAAALCGGGGQGDALILHVPGE; from the coding sequence ATGACTTCACGCACCAGGTCCGTCATCGTCGCCGGGGCCCGGACCCCCGTCGGCCGGCTGACGGGTTCGCTCGCCACCCTCTCCGGATCCGATCTCGGCGGCATCGCCATCAAGGGCGCCCTCGACAAGGCCGGGGTGGCACCGGAGCTGGTGGAGTACGTGATCATGGGGCAGGTCCTCACTGCCGGTGCCGGTCAGATCCCGGCCCGGCAGGCCGCGGTCGCCGCGGGCATCCCGATGTCGGTGCCCGCCGTGACCGTCAACAAGGTGTGCCTGTCCGGTCTCGACGCCATCGCGCTCGCCGACCAGCTGATCCGCGCCGGCGAGTTCGATGTCGTCGTCGCCGGTGGGCAGGAGTCGATGTCCCAGGCGCCGCACCTGCTCCCGGGTTCCCGGGGCGGATTCAAGTACGGCGACACCACCCTCGTCGACCACCTCGCCTACGACGGCCTGTACGACATCTTCACCGACCAGGCCATGGGCGCGCTGACCGAGGACCGGAACGCGAACACCGACAAGATCGGTCGCGAGGAGCAGGACGCGTTCGCCGCGGCCTCACATCAGCGCGCCGCAGCCGCGTGGAAGAACGGACTCTTCGACGACGAGGTCGTTCCCGTGTCCATCCCGCAGCGCAAGGGCGATCCGCTCGTCGTCACCGAGGACGAGGGGATCCGCGCCGACACCACGGCCGAGTCGCTCTCGAAGCTGCGGCCCGCCTTCAGCAAGGGCGGCACCGTCACCGCCGGCTCCGCCTCGCAGATCTCCGACGGCGCCGCCGCCGTCGTGGTGATGAGCAAGGCCAAGGCCGAGGAACTCGGACTCGAATGGCTCGCGGAGATCGGCGCCCACGGCGTCGTCGCCGGACCGGATTCGACGCTGCAGCAGCAGCCCGCCAACGCCATCGAGAAGGCGTGCGCCCGTGACGGTCTCGAGCCCTCCGCCCTCGACCTCGTCGAGATCAACGAGGCCTTCGCCGCCGTCGGCATCGAGTCGACCCGGCAACTCGGGGTCGATCCGTCGCGGGTCAATGTGAACGGCGGAGCCATCGCCATCGGGCACCCGCTCGGCATGTCCGGCGCACGGGTCGTGCTGCACCTCGCGCTCGAGCTGAAGCGCCGCGGTGGTGGAACCGGCGCCGCCGCGCTGTGCGGCGGCGGCGGACAGGGCGACGCCCTGATCCTCCACGTTCCGGGAGAGTGA